The DNA segment ATTGAGAACCATGGATGACCATTGCAGCTCCCATTAACTAAATTAACCAGCATCCTGCCTGGTCTGCAGAGGCAACTTCATCATACTCATGGTATGTAGGCACCaaccataaaaatatttgattgCTTAACATCAGATGCTTGAGATAAGTTCACTGAAATGTAGCAAGTGGGACTATATGAGCTGTAAACATCCCATGGATTGTGTGCCCACCTAACCCAAGAAAGCCATGAAGTAGGCCAGAGGAACCATGGTCAATCGATATTCATCTGTATGGGCCAGTAACACAGAGAATGAAAAACTACTGGCAGGATTTCTTGGCAGTTTAACACCAGTTAGtgtcttaaaatacatttacacTCAAAGCTAATTTACACAGTACTTCAAGTAATTAGCTCCATCTGTCTGAATGCAGCCTTGGATGTGAGGTGCGCATTTTCACCCGGGTACAGATAACAAGGGTAGTCGCTCTGTTTGTGAAGTCCATGTCAGCAAAACTCATGGAAAGAGGCTCCGTCTCCCATGGCTGTTGGCCCATGCGGTAGCTCCCAAGCTGCCTCACAGCAGTTAGAGGTCACGTAGGGATCTGTGCTGGGGATATTATTGTTATTCACCTCCTCCCCATAAGGCCAAATCTATTCCCTGTTCCAGCTCGCAGCATGGCCCTATGAAGACTAGGCTATGGGGCAGGAATAAGCAGCCTGTTGCCACTTGTGAGGGTTAAACCATGCCCAGGCTGGCCCcagctgccttcccctccccagcccctgctccgCGGCAGGGCACTGTTTTCAGTTCTCCCACAGCGTGCAGGTAGGGACCttggggaaggaggcaggaatATTGCATGCATTAAGCATCCCAGCAAGCAAGCTAACAGCTATCGAAACATATAATTAAACCATTATTTTCTCTCgccccctctctctttttttttttcttcacctgaacaaaatatttttccatttatttgttATCAGTGAAGGGAGTGAATATACTGAAACACGTCTGCTGTTCTGCTCTACTACCCCCTATTAACTTCCTAAGCACTTGGGAACCTTTGGCTCAGCTGCATGAAATACCAGGGAAACTAATTAGGCTGATAAAACTCAATGATTGAGTCAGACACCGTGTGAAAGGGAATGACTTTTTACtactatttttttgttgttgttaatacATGTGTTCACCCTCAAGttcttccctgcctgcactACTGGCAGCACAGATCAGATTTAGTTACAGCAGAAGGAGGgtcccagccaggagcagtgATGATTGCGGTGACAAAATTCCTTTCTGTCCCCAGCTGTGGGGTCTCCTGGGCTGCGGTTTGATGAACAGCTTGTTGCAAGTCCCCTTGTCTGCATGGGCCTTTCTCAGCACACACAGTGCATGTCTCACAGTAGAGGCAATTAATATGCCACCGGGATGGCACATGAACAGGTCTTGGCTGCATCGCAAAGAGAGTTTGGGCCAAGCCTCTCTGCTGATGTGGACGCAGGGACTGGTGGAGGCACGTGAAGGATGGGACAAACCTGGAGGAGGTGGGGGACTTTGCAAAACACGAAGCCTCCAGCTCTGAGCTGCCAATCCCCATGTCCAAACGCACAGTGCCCGCTGCAGTCAGCACATGGCCGAGACTTGCAAAGAAAATTTAGATCCAAAGGCTAATGCTAATCAGTAAAATCTGTAATTGAAGAAATGGTAATCAAGTGAGATTACCAGCCTGATCCTATTATCGGCCCCCTGCCCAGCTGGTTAGGTCAGTGCTGTGTGCAGCCTTAATGAAGGCACCTCCCGCGGTGAGGTACATGCTGCTGGCTTGGTTGTAGCACCGTGCCAGGAGCGTGTCGCAGAGCTGTCCTCCCCGGGAACGGAGGAAAGTGAGCACTCCTTCATTAGCCAAAATTCGCTCTCActtgtatttgtattttgctttgcagatgGGAAATGTGTCCAACGCCTTGGTGTTCATCTCCACCTTATCGGAGAGAGAAGACCTGATTTTTGGCACACTTTATTTAGTCTTTGGTAAGGAAAGACAGCCTGTTACACCTCTCTCCCTGCTGTGGGCAGCCCAGGTGCCTGCCTTCGAGAGACATTCAGGACTTTTGCAGTCACTGATGCTTCCAGAAGCGTTCAGTCATTAGCAGAATAATCAAACTGGCCCTTCCCACATTAGCCCTCCCCATGTTACTCAAAAGGATGATCTGGCCAAAGCTTGGTGACTGCATTCCCCTCTCAGGGGAACTGCAAGTACcagttatgtttttaaatatttggaaagTTGAAGAACAACCTTTGAGAAACGTGCTGTAACTCCTACTGCAGCTACCTGATGTGAGACAGGTAGGGACTCTCTGTTAGCATTGCCAGCTTCAGGACTATTGAAGGTGATTTGGACCTCCAGCTGGTCCTTGCTTTCGGCAGAAGAAGCTGCTGAATGTCCTGTGATTTGGAGTTAGTGGCACTGAAAAGCCAGCAGGCAAAACCGAGGGGCTGGGATGTGCTCTGAAGCGGCCTAGCCCTGGTTGGTGTGGGCAGAAGTGAACAATGAGCAACGAAAAGCCTTCCAGTTATCTGAGCCCTGAGCAAGTTGTCTCCCAAACGCTAGAAGAGTTTTTCATGCCTGTGAGGATGGGGAACCCAAGGCATGCTCACGCCACTGGGACTGCCAGCAGCCCTACAGGCACCTACAGCTCCTAGGAGTTAGTAAAGCTAATAAAATGTACTTAGTACAGATGTGAGACTAGCTCCGTGGGAAAAATGCCTCATGAGGCTGGGAAGAAGGACAAACATCTCATTACTCTACCCTCCAGTGACTCCAAAACTTCCAAAGCTCTGGATTTGATGAAGTCTTGCGTGGGAATCCTGTTCCTGAGGGGAACTTTAGTGTTAGCCATTTAGCGGCTTTGCAAGCTGGTTCTTACCACTGTATTTAATTTACAGCCTAATCCATTAGGGAGAAATTCTTGTCCTACCCAACCTGccccaaaagcagcagagattcCCCTTCTGAGGACACCAAAacctcttttcaatgaaagcacgcttataatttaaaaaagagagaaagcccttgttataaaattttaatcaccactgttgttttaaatacaCTAGTAGCAAACAAAGAGTCTTCGTTTGTTTAGTCTGGATTTTCCTTGATCTTCATAATGcctttcttcttgtttattttgttaCCATGATATTGGACAACACAGACTTAGGAGTGACATTgccaggaagaaattaaaaaggcGAAGGGGTGCAGCTCCTTGGCCTCACATCAGAAGAGCAATCGCACAAAGCTCCTGTTATTTATCTAGCTGGAAGGAAGTGCCCCCCTTGCTCCTTCCAGCTGGAAGAAGTGACTCTGGCCAGATCCTGCACCCAGGGCCGACTGCAGTCTCATCCCATCACTGCCATCCTACCAAATGCCTCTGTAGGATttcaggaaggggaagggatcAAATTCAATGTCCAGCATCTCCAGATGTGCTCACAGAGCTCTGCAGGTCCCATGGGCTCCCCTGCTCAGCCTGCTCTGGGGAGGGAAGCCTGGAGCCCTTTCCACCCTCTGTAGACATCTCCGGTGTTGGCTTCCAAACATCTGAAGATGATCCTGGCTCCTTTCCCAGCTCTGTTACATACAGCACCGttcctctgccttctccacAGGCATTGTGTCCCTCTCTGGGAACTCGCTGCTCCTGCTGGTGGCCTATCGTAAGAGGTCAATGCTGAAGCCTGCCGAGTTCTTCATCGTCAACCTGGCCATCAGTGACCTGAGTATGACGGTGACACTCTTTCCCTTGGCCACCTCATCCTTCTTTGCACACAGGTACTTTGTGGAAGCGGCTCTGTGCTGGCCAATGGCCCCGGGTGCACTTTGCAAACCTTGTCTTGAAATGGGGAGATCCCTGACAGGTGGTGCAGGGGGACCCAAGGAGTCAGTCTGGTGGCCCTTCACAGACATCCACCCCACAGCAGGGTGCTTTGCTGTTCCCTGTCCCCCCAGTTTATCACACAGACTTGCTGTAAAAGGGGTTTGGTGGTGGGTTTCCGAGCTGGCCCTCACATTGCACAGGCACTGCAGTGGTGTGCGCTGGCATGGATCAGGGCAGCTCCTGCACCTGTGGCTCTGTCTGTGCCTGTCTCTGGGATGCTTAGAGAACAAATCTGGGGCAAGATCATGCCCATGTTTTCTTGGGCAATCACACGCTGCTATCCATGCAGCCCATTGCAGCTGCCCCACGCACGGTCGGCTTTGCTTCCAGTGTGGGACCAGCAGCTGAGGCCCTACTGCCAGGAGAGCGGCTGGGAAATACCCAGCCTTCCTCCAGAGCAGGGATTTCAGAGACAATTCCTGTCTAGCCGCATGGCAGGGGCTGTCAGCCAGCTGCCCCGGGCAGAGGGGAAGGGCTGGGTTTACCTGCAGGCTTTCCCTTGCAGGTGGCTGTTCAACCAGGCGGTGTGCACTCTCTACGCCTTCTGCGGGGTCTTGTTTGGGCTGTGCAGCCTCACCAGCCTGACGGTGCTCAGCACGGTTTGCTGCCTGAAGGTCTGCTACCCAGCATATGGTAGGTGCTGGGATGTGTTATCTGATCTATACTTACACCCTTCTCTATTAACAtaactctttttcttccttctcttatGGGTCAGATACACCTCTTCTAGGAAAGCTTTGCCCAAGGGCAACCTATTCCCGGTTAATACACTGATGCAGCAGACTCTGAAGGCTTTTATTACTTGTGTATTCATCCCCCTCTACCCGCGTGGGGCTATGGAGCCCCAGCACCCTGTGCCCATGCCCTGTGCTTGCATCTCAGCCATCCCCTGCTTCACTCCAGGGCTCAGGAGCATCATCCCGAAAAGTATCAAGGGCGTTGTCCTCCCTCTGTGGAAAAGTCCCAGCTGCTGTATCGCAGCAGGTCACAGGGTTTCAAACGTCCATACGCAGACTTGAGCTTAGGCCAGAGCAGGCTCTGCATCTGGGAAGCCATAAGATCTGGCAGTGCAAGGAAGAGCCGCTTTCCCTTGTCCCTGGTGGGGAGAGCCATAGGCCAAATGTATTTAATTGACTGAATTAATTAATACAGGAGGGCTGGGTGTGCAGTGTTATAGCTCACTTCTGTAGCTTTATTTTCACCTGGACTTCCTCTGTAGAGCTAACATGAGTGCAGCTCTACAGCTATATGCAGCTATAAGCTTGGGCATGCAGCGTAGAAAGCACCTGAGAGAAGTGGGGGGATCCAGGAACGTCCCCTACACATTTACAGCTCCTCCTATTTGAAGCTGCTTCTTAATTTCCTCAGCTCAGCTGCTAACCCTCCATCTAGCATGTATGTTCAGAATATACATTGGATTAAAGaccaaaaatagaaataaaatgggaaatcAAAGATCTTGGTTTGATTTGCAGgccagcaccccagggtgcaTCGTCACCCCCTCTCCCATGGCTCACTGCCTGTCTGCCCCCAGCCCGCGGCTGCTGCCAACCACCAACACGCTTTGTCCCCAGCAGCTGACGGTGCCTCAAGGACGATGCTGGAGCAGAGTCACCTTGGTTATGTGCCAGCACAACAACTCAGGAGATCACTAAAAAGGTGGAAGGAAAGATAAAGATAAAAGTTGGCTCTTAAAAGGCAGCCCAGGTACCAGTGGCTTTTCCCTGAGCAGGTTCTGCTCTCTAGATGAGCCAGCACTTGGCAGCCTGGCACGTTGAGCTTATCTCCCCATGACGCCCTGGCCCATTTTCTATGAGGAAATAGCTAATCTCAATGTGCTTTTAATTGCttagtttcaaagaaaaatgttactcCTATGTATGGCGGAAGATTTAGCACTTTATACTGAGCTCTTAGAAGATCAGGGAGTTTTAGATTTGATGGGGGATgggacaaaaaggaaaaaaaccaccttcctCAGTGCTTCAGTCTGCCGGAGAGCAAAAGGTCCTTCAAAGGACAGTGTCTGTGATGGCTTTGAGCAGTCCTGGagccagctctccctgccctgtgctcaggctgctgcagccaggcagcccccttccctcccacccgTGGGGCCGTGGGTGCAGCAGTATCCCTGTGGGGCCGTGGGTGCTGTGTCCCCCGCCAAGCCACCAGCAGCCGCATGATCTCCCAGCAATTCCTCCCTAAGCCAAGACAGGCTGCACTGCTGATCCTGCCACTTGCTGCCTAGATTGGGGCAAACCCTTACATTTCTCTTGGCGCCTTGCTCTGGCCGCCCACCCAAGGGTACAAGAGGATGCCTGTGTGTCCCAGGGCCCGGGGGTGAGTGCTGCCACCGCTCTGCCCGCTCCATGGCTGCAGTGCTGCCATGCTGTGTGCAGCAGCTCCTGTCCTGCCCGGGTGGCCCCAGCCGTGTCCCAGGGTGCCTGGCTTCGTCCCCGGTGCCTGGACGTGCGGGCAGCTCAGGGTCACAGCCCTTCTCTCCGCTGCCCCTCGCCCATGGGAAACCATCCTCACGCCGATCCCTCTGCCACAGGCAACAAGTTCTCGCCCTGCCACGCCggagtgctgctgctgtgcgTCTGGGCATACGCCCTGATGTTTGCCACGGCCCCCTTGGCCGAGTGGGGCAGCTACGGCCCCGAGCCCTATGGGACAGCTTGCTGCATCACGTGGAAAGCCTCGAGCAGGGAGGCTACGCTCTACATCCTCGCCCTCTTCATCTTCTGCTACCTTCTCCCCTGCCTCCTCATCCTCGTCTCCTACTCACTGATCCTCTGGACGGTGCGGGTGTCCCGGAGAGCCGTCAGGCAGCACACGTCCCCCCAGCGCAGAGCCCGCAGCGTGCACAGCCTCATCGTGAAGGTAGGGGAGGGCTCGGGGTGCTGCGGTGTGCCCACTGCCCTGTGGGCAGGTGAATGTGGCAGGACCCCTTCTGCCAGGGTGTCTGCTGCTCCTGATGAATTCTGCGGGTGTTTGTATCAGTGTGGGTAATAACACTTTTCTCCACGTTTAAAGCCATCAGGTGGAGGAGTTTTCGTTTTAAATTACATTGGAAAAGATCTTAAAAGGAGCTTGCATGAGTCATTGCTCCCCAGACTACAAGCTAATACTATAATTTACCAAGGatatgtcaaaaaaaaaaaaaaagtggataccctttaaaaaaaccccaaacaccaaagaaaacagCTTGCAAGCCTGGCCTCGAAGGAAACCTTCGTGTCTGCTTAGAGGAGGGGGGTCTGAGCATGGCCTGTTTCCAGAGCCTCTCGGTCAGTCTGCACGCTGGCACACAGATTGCTGGAGGGATTCTGAGTGCTGCCAAAATGCTGTTGGAGTCCGACGCTGGCCTGGTCCCAGCCGGGTCGCTGGGTGCTTCGTACCCATCTGCCGTGGCGGGCTGAGGCAATTGCTGAGCTTcccaggtgggatggggtgTGAGTCACCTGAAGCGAGTGCAGGTTTATGTGCCCACGCTGGGATGTGCCGAGTTGCTACCCTGATGTCTGACACCCCGATGATCCAGTGTGACAGGTCCAGAAGGCTGAGCACCTTTCCCTGGGGACGTGACCGACTGCTCAGTGTCCCGTTGCACGTGGCTGAGTTTTAGGGGGGGGTCAGCATCCCGCGTGTGCCGCAGGAGGCTCACGGCACCGCCGtctccatctccttctcttccagctGAGCATTGCCGTGTGCCTGGGGTTTCTGGCTGCCTGGACCCCTTACGCCGTCGTTGCCCTGTGGGCAGTCCTTGGCGATGCCAGCCAGGTGCCGGCGCTGGCCTTTGTGCTGTCAGCCGTCTTTGCCAAGTCCTCGACGCTCTACAACCCCCTGGTGTACCTGCTCTTCAAGCCCAACTTCCAGAAGTTCCTCTCCAAGGACATGATGCTCCTCCAGGCCATCCGCACCCTCCTCTGCTGCGGGTGCCCGAGTGCCGCGCTCCAGCCCTTCCCATCCGCGGGCTTCAGTGGCCACCCTGGGGCTTGCAGAAACTGCAACGACACTTTTGAGTGTTTCAGTAACTACCCCAAGTGCTACAAACTCCCCCAGGTGCCTGGCAGCTCGCCCCAGCACGGTCCCCTGGCTATCCTGGCTGATGGAGCTGCTTGCCAGCCGGGACTGAAGAGGACGGTGCAGATGATGGCGCTTGTCACACGGAAGAGGTCAGACCTGGGTGCTGTGAACGTGGCAGGGGAAGCCCTGCCGTCAGATATCATGAAAGACCTTCTCTGAGCACAACCATGCCCGGCTGTGTCCCAC comes from the Haliaeetus albicilla chromosome 2, bHalAlb1.1, whole genome shotgun sequence genome and includes:
- the LOC104313492 gene encoding opsin-5-like, with product MMGNVSNALVFISTLSEREDLIFGTLYLVFGIVSLSGNSLLLLVAYRKRSMLKPAEFFIVNLAISDLSMTVTLFPLATSSFFAHRWLFNQAVCTLYAFCGVLFGLCSLTSLTVLSTVCCLKVCYPAYGNKFSPCHAGVLLLCVWAYALMFATAPLAEWGSYGPEPYGTACCITWKASSREATLYILALFIFCYLLPCLLILVSYSLILWTVRVSRRAVRQHTSPQRRARSVHSLIVKLSIAVCLGFLAAWTPYAVVALWAVLGDASQVPALAFVLSAVFAKSSTLYNPLVYLLFKPNFQKFLSKDMMLLQAIRTLLCCGCPSAALQPFPSAGFSGHPGACRNCNDTFECFSNYPKCYKLPQVPGSSPQHGPLAILADGAACQPGLKRTVQMMALVTRKRSDLGAVNVAGEALPSDIMKDLL